gccgcaGGGTGGCAAGAGGGAGGAGCAGGCAACAGAGGGCGCCCAACACAAGTCCGTGGACCACAAACAACTTTCTTGGCTCTGGATTTAGAACAATGGTTTCTGTCGTTGCGAGCTTTCAAAACCCTAAGACTGAGAATGAGGGCAGGTAGGAATTTGGAGAGTCGCATAGAACACTGTAAAAGCAGATTTATTAATCTGAGGTATTAAATTGGGGATTAAGTCAGGCCCAAAGCAAGTCGGTAGTTCTCTGGTagtgttttcttaaaataagCTCGGGAGGGGACACTGGGCTTTGGAGGAGCCCTGGTATTAGCTTTCCTTAAAACATCCAGAAATGCAACCATTTATAAAGCTTCTATTATGCCCTAAGCACTGTGAAGGGTGTTAATGTATTCTTTTAACAGATTTGCTTTTTGAAGCTCTCCCTCCTCCTGCCGTCATGACTGCAGGCGCGGAGTTTTTAGAGCTATGACCCCGGCAGGAGAAACAAGCCTGGGCTTCTCAGGACCAACACTAATGACTACAGCCAAAAGCAATCTTCACTGTACGCCTCCAGATGTTCCGATGGACAGATCACCCTTCCTGTCCCTCTGAGGTTTCTTCTCCGGTACTTCTGCCTGGGGTGATCCTCAGCGCTCCTGGCAGTCAGGCGCCAAGCCTCGCTTGGAAGCCAGGCCTTCCAGCTCCCAATCTCTGGAGTCTTTTAGGCTCAGGGAACATACCAGTAAACAAGATAAGCCCATTTTGGCTCAGGCAGCCCACATTCTTGGAGGACAATGAGGAATGGGTCAATAACTAGCGAACAAGAGCTCTCTTATTCCGGGGCTTTGCATGACCCTAGAGGCGGGGCATCTGGCCTCCGACTTCTCTCGGCTACTCTCGGCACTGACCAGCCCTGGACCTTGGGCAGGCGACTTCATCTCtcatctttgttgttcagttgctcagatgtgtccaaatcttcgcgaccccatggactgcagcacgccaggctcccctgtccttcaccatctcctagagcttgctcaaactcctgttcattgagccagtgatgccatccgaccatctcctctgtcacccccatctcctgccttcagtctttccccaaatcagggtcttttctaatgagtcagctctttgcatcaggtggccaaagtattggagcttcagcttcagcatcagtccttcccatgaatattcaggattgatttcctttaggatggactggcttgatctccttacagtccaagggactcaagatcttctccagcaccacagttcgaaagcatcaattcagtgctcagccttcttgtccaactcttatatccatacatgactactggaaataccatagctttgactagatggacctttgttggcaaagtaatgtctctgctttgtaatactcTAGGTTTGTCCACTCTCTACCACctgtgtttttttgggggggggtgtcgGGGGAGGACGCCTGCATGTGGAAGCCCTACCAGGGACCCgcgccactgcagtgaaagcggCTTAAGCActgcaccgccagggaagtcctgcgtGACGGTTTTGATCACAGACCGTGTCTCTAGATTCTGCAATACTGACGGAAATAATGCAATGAACACTAGGCCAGCGGTTCCTAAACTTGTCTGCACATTACGCAGCTTCCAAAACCGTATCTTACCTCCAGAGACTGTGATTTAGTTGGTCTGAGGCGTGGCCTagcctttaaaattttcaaagatcTGCAGGTGATAGAGAAGTGCAGACAAGTTTGGGGAGGCGCGGCGCTGTGCCCTGTCTACCGGCTCAATAAGGGAACTATCAGAAAAGCCCGTTTTACGGATGAAGGGACAAGGCCCGGCCGGGAAGGCTCAAGGCTCCAAGTCCCGGGACCGAGCTCCGATATTGCCCACCTGGCCTCCAGCTTGCTGCCAGGTGAGGGGCGGCACCTTCCTCTCCCACACACCTGCCCGGGGGTGGGCAGGGCCACCCATCGATGCGCTCCGCCGCTCGGCTCCCCACGCCTGGTCGCTGCCCGCTCgtgccccttccccctcccagcCGCTTCCCATTTCCAAGATGGCCGCGGGTGGAGCCGACCAGGTAAGGAGGCCCCCTGGTGGGTGTCCACAGGGGCTCTGCGGGCATGAAGATCCCCTCAGGCCACCCCTCGCGGCTCCTCTTGGCCTTCGGGAGAGAAAAGGGCGGGTAATGCCGTCCCGGGGCCTGTGGAGAGCGGGCGACCGGGCCGGGGAAGGGGCAGAGGGACGAGCGTCGAGCTTAAGGAGCAGCGGCGGcgcggcgggggtggggcggcAGCCCGGGCGGAAGAGCGGCTGTGCCGGCAGGGGGCGGGGCGAgggcgcgcggggcggggcgagggcgcgcggggcggggcgagggcgCGCGAGGCGAGGCGGGgcgaggcggggcggggcggggcgaggcggGGCGGGGCAAGGGCGCGCGCCGCCGTTGGCCGCGGGCTCCTTGCCGGCACCTGCCTGGTCGGCTCGCTGCCTGCAGCGCCCAGCGTCTTCGCCGCGCACGTTGCGGGTCCCGCGGGGCCTGGGCTGCGGGCCCGCGGGCCCCGGGGATGGCGTCGGAGCCACGCTGACTCCGGTACTGAGGGCCTGCGGCGGGAGCCGGGCCGCGAGGGAGGGAAGGGGCCGGGCCGCGCGCGGGGCCGCTGCCACCTGCTGCCGCGTCGGCCGGAGCGGGGAGGCGGCGGCCCTGAGGCGCGGCGGGGCGCGCCTGCCTGGCCTACCCCCTCGCCGCCGCGCGATCACCGCTCTTTCCCGCGCCCGGGGGAGTGCGTGGGGCGCGGGGAGCTCCGCTCCTTCGTGAGACGCGCGCCCCTAACCGCACCGTTTCCGGAACTTGACGGAAAGTTTTCACCCTCAGACGCGCGGAGCTCCGGGGCGGGAGAGGAGCCGGCTCGGCGCGCGGAACCGCTCCCCCGACCCGCGAGAGCCCCGGGACCCCCTCCATCTCAGAGTCCCTGAGCCTCGGGATCCCGCCACCTCAGGGTCCCTGAGCcccggcccccccaccccctccacctcaTTGTCCCTGAGCCCCGGGACCCGCTTCATCTCAGAGCCCCCCGGGACCCACTTCACCTCAGAGTCCCTGAGTCCCGGGGCCCCGTCCACCTCGGAGCACCCCCCCCCGAACCCTCTCCACCTCGGAGTTTCCGCCCCCTTGCTTCTCATGTCCTTGTCCTCCCCCCATTCTCTTGGGATCCCCGTTGCCCAGGCCAGGGACTCCCTTTTTCTTCGGAGACCCGCGCCCTTGGGCTGCAGCCCCCAGCCTCAGACCCGGACCGGGGCTGCATCCCACCGCAGCGACCGTCATTCTGAGGGTGGGGGgcgaggagggggtgggggcggccccCCCAGGAAGCGGCGGGCTGGGCCGCGGGTAGTTGGAAGGCCTCCTTGCCTGGCCCCTGGAGACCACGTCTGTTTCCAGACTGCTGAGGCACCGTGTGCTCCAGCGTGCATGTGGAAGCTTTGGGAAGTTCCCTGTGCGGCAGGCTCCCGGGCGCTGCCGCGTGTGCCCAGACTGGTGGTGGAGGGGGCCCGTGTCCGGCGGATGTGGGCACCTCACCCTGTTGTCCTGGCTGCCTTTGTAGAGGGTGGTTGCTGCTGGCCTCGGTGAGGTCCCTGGCATGGACCAGGCACACCTTACAGCCGTTGCTTCCTCCTGCTCGGTTTATCTGGCCAGGACCAACTGGGTCTCATGTTTGCCTATGATTTCTTCTCAACTTCACACCTCCCCTCTTAACTGGGGTGCTCCTCCCTCAACCTGCCCCCTCTTCCCCCAACCAAGACTGTCTTACTCCTGTCTTGGTTGTGGTATGTTTGATCCCTTGAGACTGTGGACTCCCAGCCCCTGATTTCCAGCCCTGGTGAGAACCTGCCCGTGTCCTTGGGACTCATGGCTGTTGAGTGAGTACACCCTTTGGGAAACATCAAGAGAGGTACCGTAACTGGTTCGGGGTCATGCAGCTGGACAGCTGGAGAGAGGCACGGATGAGATTCAAATAGTGAGGTCTCGGGGCCAGACGCTGCTCACTTAATGTCCTTCGTGGTCCCAGCAAGTCCTGGCAGGTCCCTGCTCAGCGCTGCTGGGCTGGGCTTACTCTGGGCTTGTGAAGCTGAGTTTTTGCAATCTGCCCCTAGTGCTCCTCTCACGTTCTGCATCAGCACCGCCTCACCCGGCCTCCACTGGTCCCTGCCCTTCCCCTCAGCAccctctcttctgcttctcaCCCCTCCACTCCTCCATCGCCCCCCCCACCATCACTGCCCTTCTCCCCTCTGTCCAGCGGCCGAATGCCTGTCCATCTTCCCTCCGCTTGCCGTTGCTTGTGCTCTGCTGAAGACCTCTATGGAGTGGATTCAGCTTGTCAGAGCAACAGCTTATTTTGGAATCTGTCCTTCCTTGGTCAGAGCTTCTGACCGCCGTGTCCCCACCCTTAGCACTGAGGATGCATGCCCAGCATGTCGTGGGTGCCGGTGGAGCTTTGAGACCTCAGAGAAGATTTGTCATCTTAACAGGCGTTTATACACAATACGGGAGAGAGGATTTTAGGCACGTGGGTACGTGTTGTTTGTCCATGTTTGTTTCAGAGAGGGTATAAAGTTTCTAAGGCCTGGGTTTAGACTTCTAGACTGTCAGGTTGGGAGGACCTCAGATAGACTGGCTGGGCTAATCGCCTCATTGGACAGGTGGGGAAGCTGAGAGCTAGGCTCAGTCAGTGCCCGAAGCAAAGGTGCGAGGAGGATGTTGGTGACAGCCGGAAGGTGTAGAGTGAGGCCATGCAGACTGGCTATGTCTGGGCTTGTTTATGCAAATAAGTTGCTAAAATAGTGGGCCTGAGCTGGGTGCCCAAGGAAGAGTAACACCAGCAGGCGTCTTCTAAGGCTTGATTCTAAAGGCTTTATGTGGATTTCTTCGCCCCCCACCTTGTCAACTGCCTAATGAGATAGGGTCTGTTGTCGTCCACCTCTTACTAGGTGGAAAttaaagcacagagaagttagactaatccaggatcacacagctgctAAGTGGAGGAGCCAGGACTCAAACCTAGGCAGTCTACCTCCAGAACCTGCGTTATCTTTACCCCTcgcatattttctttttgaaactttctgtgGAAGTACACAGAAAAGTCTAAATATTGTTGGGTTTATTTTCTATTATCACAGCGTTTAGGATCTGTATTCTTAAGCACTCCAGCAAGCCAGGTAAGGGGTTTGACGTCAGAACCTGGTTTGCATCCTGTtcccttgctgtgtgactttgggtgagtcactcagcctctctggaGCTCGGTTTCTGCGGTGTACTTGACAGGCTTGTGATGATTAGAGAATGCAGCAGCTCctaatatgtgtatgtatatgtgtgtgaaagtcactcagtcgttccaactctttgcgaccccatggactgtagagtccatggaattctccaggctagaatactggagtggtagcctttcccttctccaggggatcttcccaacccaaggatcaaacccaggcctcccgcattgcaggcagattctttaccagctgagccacaagggaagccccctgatATGTTTGGTCTGTGGCAAATGTTCAGTAAATTGTTTACCATATTAATAATTAAGATCGTACACGGGGCTGGCCTTGCTGCGTGCTGTCTCCCTAAGCCGTCAGTTGCCTCTCGGTCACTGTACAGGTCCTTATGAGGGTTAGTTTTGGTAAATCACTGTAGGGAACTGAAACGTTCTGGGCTGGTGGGGCAACCGCCCTTTGCACCGAGCGCCTTTGATCTAAAATGTCCCACCTGTGCCTTTTAAGCCCAACTACCTTTGGACAGTTTAAGTGAAATATCTGTTTTTTAGGGTTGGGAAGGAGCCTTTGGGGAGCCTCAACAGTTTAACACCAATTTCCGCCTGATTTGCTGCTGGATGGAAACTTACTAACCTCCATTGTGTTGAGTTCCAGGTGCCTCAGAGTTGCCATTCACTCTTCAGAGAAATACATCGGGCTTctagaaaattcttttttacGGTTGTTTTTATTCCTGAAGAGTAACTTATTTGAATAACAAACTACTTTTCTAGTTGCCTTTcaggttctgtgtgtgtgtgtcggtgtgtgtgtctgtgtgtgttttggcTTCACGTCTTGGCAtgcgggattttagttccctgaccagggattgaacccgtgattcccgcagtagaagcatggagtcctaaccactggaccaccagggaagtcccgaccTGCCCATCCTGTGTGACGCACGTTCCTCCATTGTTTTCGGCTTGCTTGTGCAGCAGTGGAGACAGTAATAAGCACCCTAGAGTCAGGTCCAGGTGAGATCTGGATCCAGTCAGGTCCAGATCCGGGTCAGAGCAGGACCACTCCACCTGCATCCTGTCGGGGCCTTGGTCTTGCCTGTGAGATGGTGACCATGGTGTCCTCGGCCCCGGGGGTGCTGTGGAGGCAGCAGAGAGCACACAGACAGCGGGTGTAGACCTGGACTCGGTGCCCCACACGCAGCTCGCACTGGTGCGCGGAGGCAGCTGCTCAGGGTAGCTGCTCCTGCTGAGGCCCTTGAGGTCCCGAATGGCCTGTGCCTTTCTTTTCAGGCTCCTTTCTGGCTAAGCCAGGGTttgaattaaaaagagaaaggtaCTCACAGCGGTTGATGCTTGGGAACCCTTTACAGAACAATCtggttctctttttttattttaaaatacatatttttaaaaattttatttatttatggctgtgctgggtttttgtcgctacgcgtgggctttctctagttgtggcgagtgggggcttctctctagttgcggggcatggacttctcattgcagtggattTTCTTGTTGCGGGATACAGGTTCTGGGGtgcatgggctcggtagttgcggtgcgtgggcttcgtTGCCCTGCAGCGTTGGATTTTAGCTCCCAGACtacggattgaacccatgtcccctgcattggcaagtggattcttaaccactgggccaccaagaaGTCCCAAACAGCCTGATTCTCATGGGAGATGTCAGTGGGTTCTCCCTGATGTTACATCCAGGCTCGAGGGGAAGGCCTCAGGGAGCCACTCctgtggggagcctggtggtcccaCCAGAATCCTCCCCGGGAGACATGAAGGACCCCGGAGAGGCCTTCAGGAGGGTGACGGGGCGTTGGAGATAGGAGTGTCGGGGGGCCCTGCATGTGAAACTTCGGGCAGGTGGCCACATCTGACTCAGCAAGCTGTGTCGTCGTTCCCATCTGTGAAATCCTGCTCTTTCGCTGGAGCGGTGAGGATTTGAGGAGGTGCTCCATGTCTGCATGAGGGCT
This is a stretch of genomic DNA from Bos mutus isolate GX-2022 chromosome 6, NWIPB_WYAK_1.1, whole genome shotgun sequence. It encodes these proteins:
- the LOC138988201 gene encoding spidroin-1-like; translation: MKGQGPAGKAQGSKSRDRAPILPTWPPACCQPLPISKMAAGGADQKRAGNAVPGPVESGRPGRGRGRGTSVELKEQRRRGGGGAAARAEERLCRQGAGRGRAGRGEGARGGARAREARRGEAGRGGARRGGARARAAVGRGLLAGTCLVGSLPAAPSVFAAHVAGPAGPGLRARGPRGWRRSHADSGTEGLRREPGREGGKGPGRARGRCHLLPRRPERGGGGPEARRGAPAWPTPSPPRDHRSFPRPGERAELRGGRGAGSARGTAPPTRESPGTPSISESLSLGIPPPQGP